The Neptunomonas concharum genomic interval GGGCTATGGCTCATCCGACACTCCTTGTGGATAAAAATTAGCAATTTTATGTATATCCATACAGTATATTTTCAAACAAAGTAAACCTTGGCGCGGTTTGTTGTTCAGGTAGGCACGGTTTCTATTCTGGACAACTTTTGAACTATCTGTAAAATCAAGGAAATAGAGATATTCACAGGGAAGATATCATGCCAAGGATGAAAGAATATCGCGCATGCGCGTTTTTCTCACCTCCTAATTTTGAAACTTTCCTGAAAATTAAATTAAAACAGCGTGTTAGCTAATTTTCTGACTTTTGGGTGGGGAATGATATCGCGCATGCGCACTATTAAAATGTTATGACACCTTCAGCAATTAATATCAGGGAAATATGAAAGCAGAATTTGAAGAAAAGGACTTTGAGGCACCCCTATACACCGAGTTAAGGTTTGGAAGTCACCGAATTGCTACTCCTGGCCAAGTGTTTGAAGGTAAGTTTGGAATTGATGCTGCGTTAGAAGCTGAGCACCCTTTATTTTGGGACCTGTTTCGCTTCTATGACATACCAAAGGGGGTGGTTCTCGATCATCTAAGGTGGGGGTTTATGTGGCGCAAGCTTGGTAGGAAGCGACGGTTACCAACGTTTAGCACTAACCTACTAATTCAAGCAAAGCGGCCCGTCCCTCTGAGCAGAGCTTCATCGCTTCTAAAAAGCTACGGTTTTAGCTCCAGGCATTGGCGATTTGAAATTACTGAGCACCAACAAGAAATTCTTGAAAAAGTGTCTCATAATTTGCGTCGTAAAGCCCTTGTTATATACGCCGCTCCGGCATTCTACACACTAGATGACCTCTATAACCATACTGAAGCTCAAAGGATCGTGGAGAATTCCAATTTTGTCAAAGTAGAGCGATTACATAATCATAAGCAATGGAACTACTATCAGGCTGGGACGAGTGGCGTCGCACATTCTGAGCCAGAATTTATTGAGGATGTTTCTCTAAATTCTATGATTGAGCAAATGGGAGAGTTCGGACAAGAGAACGAAAATGCTTCTGAAAATCTCCGGTATCTACATAAAATGACAGTTGAAACTTGTCAAGAAATCCAAGATCACAATCCAATAGCAAAATACTATCTTCGACTTCACGGGCGACTTATGCGATTGGATGAACTGTATGAGATTGAAGAAACCATCCATTACTCTACCTTCAATCTGTTTTGTAATGTGGCGAAATTGAAATGGCTAGTTGTGTAAGTCATAACAAAGCGCTGCACTCGGAAAAATTATTCGCTGCGCTCCTAATTTTCCGGTGAGCGCGGCGTTACATGTACGGGAAAGTATGTCTCAAGTATTAGAGGAAGTTGAAAAGGCCATATCTTTACTTGGCCTATCTAAAGAAGTCAGTTTGCTTAAGGATGAGGGAGCATCTCTATATGATTCACTTGTAGCGCACTTCGTAGAGGGGGGTGATAGGCGTTGGTGGTGGGAATCCTTTTCTCACCCATCGGACTCTATAACTTACGATGACGGTAAAGGGTTCGAGAAACTTGGTCAGTTCGTTCCAGACTCCAAGGAGCTAGTGTGGTTCGTAGTTGAAGATGACCAACTATCTCACTACCCAATATTTGAAGCATCAACTGAGAATGTCATAAAGATCATAGGTGAGTGTTTCGCGTTTGAGTATTACTTGGTGCCTAGAGACAAATCATGGCTACTTTGCGAAAATCACCACAACAGAATCATTGGTGTTGGCAAGCAGGTAGTTTCAGCCATCCAGCGTGCCAGCATGTAACAAATTTAGGCAGCGATGCCGAAAAGCGTGGCTCGCCTGCTAAAGGCGTTAGCTACTTAGAATCATGCCAATTGAGAGAATCGGAAAATTTTTAGAAACGGCTGATTTGGGAATAACTCACTCCCTAGGGATTGAGACGTCCCAAGTGGAATGCTGCATCAGAGAAATCCAAGATAGAAAGATACTTGGTGCTTTTGGGTGCCCTGTTTTTGGTTTTAAGCAAGAAGACCTAGATTTCCTAAACCAAATACCTTTCATTCAGCAGGTGTGGTTTTGGGAGATTGCGCTAAAAGACATAAGTGGGCTGTATTCGCTCATAGATCTAACGTATTTCGGTATCCATGAAAAAAGGCCTGCTATCAACTTTTCAAAATTCCCGAAGCTTAAAAAAGCGGTCTGGCATCCTGTTCGTAAAGATTGTGGTCTTGGAGAGCTGGACTCACTTCGTGGCTTGGACGTTTGGAGGTTTAAACCAAAAGACAAGTCCTACTCAAGTATTGAGCTATCCAAAAATTTGAGGCAGCTCGATCTTAATTGGTGTAATCCCACATCTTTGGAGGGCATGCCAGTTCTTAGCGAGCTAGAGGAGCTGCAAATCCATTACTGCAAAAACCTAGAGTCCATTGATTCAATTTTCGAGTTTGCACCAAATTTGAAAAAGCTTGTGGTAACGAGGTGTGCAAACCTAAAGGATTTCGATGTGGTTTTGGAGCATGACTGGGATCATATGTACATCAATATCAAGGGTAAAACCGTAGCTAACAAGTCAAAGCACTCGGACGGCGCAAACGCCGCCGGTGTTTGAGGCGTTAGCCGTCACTAAAAGCCAACGGATGGTATCTATGAAAAAAGTTCTAATTTTATTGCTGATGTACTGCGGAACAGTTCACGCAGCAGGAAAAACAGATATCTTGAAGGTATTTGAGCATTTCACTTTAACGAATGCAGCGGCTGGTAAATGTATCAAGCCTGAGAAATCAGAACTAACTTCATTCCTAGCAAACTACCAAATGGTAACCGTACTTACTTTACAAGAAATACAGAAAAGAAATTCAGTCATTTCTCAAAAGCAAACTCAGGAGATACTTAAAGCTGGTAGCGCTAAGGCCACTGAAGCTGTCCACTCAGTAATTGCTAAGGAAGGGTGCGAAAGCCCCAAAATACAAGACCTTATTAAACGTTTTCATGTGCAAGCTAAATGGAAACCATGAGTAATGTTACGGCTAACAAAAACAGGCAGTTGACGCGCAATGCGCTCAACTGCTGTAAGCGTTATGCGATAAGGAGAAAACGGTGCTAAAGCCCGTAATACAGGAAGAAACTACAGGCTGCGGAATTGCATCGGTAGCCAATGTTCTGGGCAAAACCTACTCGGAAATGAAGGCTGTAGCGAATGCTATGGGTATCTATGCCGAAGATAAATCGCTTTGGTCCGATACCCAGTATGTCAGGAAGATGTTGTCCAGTGCCGGAGTTGAGACGTCTCCCGATGAAATTCCTTTTGAATCATGGAGTAGTTTGCCTGATCTGGCACTACTGTCCATCAAGCACCATCAGGAAGATGGTAAAAATTTCTGGCATTGGGTTGTTTTCAAACGTCTGAAAGACCAAGAGTTTGTCTTGGATTCAGCAAGTTACCTGCCTTCCAATATTCGAACGGATTTTGATGAGATGCAGCCCAAGTGGTTCATTGAGGTGTCTACTTTTTATGGGTAACACCAGTGCTTAGGGAAATCGTGCAATGTTAAAGAAAATCGTTATTTTTTCACTTTTATTGATTTTGTCAGCCTGTTCAAAGCATCAACCTGAAATCACGGCTATTGAGTTTGTGGAAAAAATGCAACTTGGAAAAAACTTAGTTAGTTTGAGTTTTAGGGTTTCTAAGAATACGCAAACATTTCGGATGCTTGTTAAAGAGCTTGGACATGAGGAAGCTTCATCTCGTTTGGAAGATGAACTTGTAAAAATAACAAAAGATCATCAGAGAGAGTGGAATGAAAATTTGGCTAATTCATACCTTGAGCATTTTTCGGTTGCAGAGTTAAACTCCATTTATTACGAAAAACGTAACTCACAATTTGCAGATAAAATGTCAGAAATGCAGAAAAAAGTAGGCCGTAGTATGGAAATTAAGTCCAAAGATTTACTTAATGCTGTGGCCACAAACGCGTTAAGTAGTGTATTTGAAAGTGTGCAGTAGGCACCTAACAAGCACCTGCAATCTGACCTCCGACAGTTGAGGTGGGCGTTAAGCAAAAATATGAAAGAGCCTGACTACGACAATTATTCATTGAAACAGCTCTACGAAGCTCTCGAAATGATTGATCGCGAGAGGTGGCCTGAAAGGGTTAGAAAAATCGAATCATTGCTCAGTGATCCTGAGAGCTTTCGGCGATTAAAGGAAGAGCAAAGACTGGTAGATCATCAGGAAGCGCTAGAAAGAAAAGAGGCCTCTCAAGGATTCTTGGGTATTTTATTACTGGTATCGGGCGGAATAGGGTCGTTTACTGGTAGTTTTCTAACTAAATACGGTGTTTTTCAAATAGCTCCTGGTTTCTGGAGGATCCTTGCAGGAATTGGATTAGCCTGTTTTGGGGCTTTGATCATCGTAAAGTTATTTAGGAGAGGGTAAATGCTTAACAATGCGTTGAAAATTGTTCGCTTTGCTCACTGGGGCCTCAAAAGCTACGCTTTTTCGGCCCTTTAAGTGCAGCGTTAGCCGTCATGGTGTTTGCTATACTCAAAGTGATAGAATAGTATCACTTTAGTATTTCTTTGGAGCGGCTCTCATGAAAGTAGAACTCGTTACATCACTCAAACGTCAAGCGACCAAGATCCTCGCAGATCTTCACGACACCAAAGAACCTGTGTTAATTACCGAGCATGGTAAGCCATCAGCATATCTGGTTGATGTTGATGATTACGAATCTATGCAAAATCGCTTGGTGATTCTAGAGGGTATCGCACGAGGTGAACGCGCATTAGCTGATAGTAAAGTGGTAAGTCACGATGAAGCCAAGGAAAAAATGTCAAAATGGCTGAAATAATCTGGACTGAGCCAGCGTTATCTGACCTCAATGATATTGCTGAATACATCGCACTTGAAAATGCCGTAGCTGCAAAGCAATGGGTTCAAACGATCTTCTCTAAAGTTGAACGCCTAGAAACTTTCCCTGAATCAGGTCGCATTCCGCCCGAGCTGGAACATTTAAGTTATCGTGAGGTTGTCGTAAATCCATGTCGTGTTTTCTATAAACAAGACGGTGATAAAGTATTTATTCTGTTTGTGATGCGGGTTGAGAGAGATTTACGTAAGTTCCTGTTAAGTAAGCAGTAACCTTTGGGAATGAGTGGCTAACAAATAATTTAAAAGCGATTCAGCACGCTTGGCATTTTTGGTTTAGGTCAAATGCAGTGATTAAGATGTTCCAGTTGAGCTATGTGGTAGCGTGCTTTACACCTTAATTGGGCGTTGAGGCTGTCGGGTAAGTCTTACAGCCCTAGACCTGCGGTCGAACACTCAGTTACACTGCTTAAAACAAACTTTACCCCGCATGGTGCAACGGATGGCACGCTTCAAACACTACGATTACAAACAGACTAAGATGATACCGTTGCGGTTTGCAGACCAAATCCAGCCGGGAACATTCGAATATACCCTCAACCACGTCGTTGATAATGAACTCGACCTTAGTGTGTTTGAATCCCGCTATCGTAACGACCATAACGGCGCGCCTGCTTATGACCCTGCACTGTTATTAAAAATCGTTTTATTCGCCTATTCTCGGGAGGATTACCTATGGTTCACAACATTGAAAAGATAGCGACCCAAGGTAATGTGAGGCATTAAGACACCTGGGAGGGGCTTATCTGAGGAAATTAAGCCTTATGAGTGCTCGTATGGCGATATGAAACGTGTTTGAATACATCAAAAATGAGCCTGTCAAAACTGATTTTAGGCATTAAGAATATCAAGGAAGGCTGTGGGATGAGGTTTTATTTTGTTAAATGTCTAATCCGACAGTCTCGTTACAAGTTTCAAGGAAGATAAATGAGATCGTTAATCAAAAGTATAATTTTAGGCTCAGCTCTTGCCATAGGCCTTGGAGTAATTGGCTATCTCTTGGTAGCGTTCTATCAGATCCTCATTCTAGATATGACTGATAGCGCTCAAATGGTAGATGCTACTCGATCAAGTAAAGCTATGTACTGGTCGTTACCATTTACATTTATTGTCCTAGTATTAACAACTGTTCTCGTAACTAGAAAGCTTACTTCTAAACACTACTTTATTGGTTTTGTGATAATTTTATTAACGTCATTATCAATCACAGTTGGTCCGATAAAAATTATTAGCATCCATATGAACTATATCCCCATTGTATTAGGTGGGCTAGTCGGCTCATTTATTGGGTCTAAACTTAACAAGCGCCTGCAATCTGACCTCCTGCCATTGTCACCTTTTGCGGGGCACACCAATTTCAAGGAAGCATCGTGCAAGAATCGCGGAAACTAGAGGACTATTTGATAGAAAGGCCTAAACCAAAAGGTATAGATGTCCTTTGTTCTTTGAAGCATTTCGCAATCATTACTTACGCAGTACCTTCTGATAGGTTTCAAGGGATATTCCCCGAACGGTTTCAATTAGACACGGTTGAAATCAACGGCCAAAAGATGGGGCTTATATCTGTAGTTCCATTCATTGATGTTGACTTTACTTCAGCAGTCTTCCCGTTTCCGAAATTTACAATGGGCCAAACAAACTATCGAATATACATTATTGATACTGAAACAGGAGAACGTTGTGTATGGTTCCTTGGCACTACTCTAGATTCTTGGACGCTAGCGGTGCCAAGATACCTTTGGAATCTTCCGTGGCATGCTGGAAAAGTTAGCTTTGACTGCACTCTCAATAAAGTTAATGGCTTGTACGAAAAATACCATATGGAAACTGAATCCGAGTGGGCTGAAGCTTCAGTTGATTTGGTTCAATCGGAATCTGATTTGTTAAAATTCCCGGGTTTTCCCGATATTGAGTCTGCCTTGGTCTATCTAACGCACCCGCTGGCTGGATTTTATTATCGAAGAGATAAAAAGTTGGGTACATATCGTGTGTGGCACAAAGAGCTTGAGGTTAAGCCCGCCCAGATAAAATCAGCTAATTTCAAACTTTTATCTGATCTTGATATTGTTAAAGAAGAAGAGCAAAGCAATCCCTATAGTGTGTTAATCGAGCCAATAAATGAATTTACCATATACTTACCTCCTACCATTGTTGGGTAAAAATTTAACAATGCGCTTAAGCAAGAAGGCAGCAAAGCTGCGCCGCTTAGCTTAGCGTTTTGACTGTCAGGGAAGCTATGAGTAATCGTTTAGGGGTATTTGCATTAATCATTTCAGCGCTAGGAATAACCTTGATGTTGTTATCTCTAGAGGCATATATTTATGATGATGGTATAAATATGAAACTCGCCCCAGTAGTAGCGGACGCATTAGGAGTAATGTCAGGTGCAACTGAATCAGAAGCCTCATTCAGACCTAGCAATAAATTTGAACTTAGTGAAGCTGCTGCTATTTATATCATCGGTGGAGTAGGTGCTTTTCTTGGTTTTATTTCAATAGTACTAGGCTTTGGCTCAATTAAGAGATGTGAGCATCCTGCCGTATCTTATGGCGCTATTGCTTTTGGTATTGCCCCAGTAATTCTAATTAGCATACCAATCGCAATTGGGTGCTTTCTTTTACTTGCACCGATTGTCATTTGGTACAAAAAAACAGTTAACAAGGCGCTTAAGTAATGACGCGCTTTCATCGCGCCCTATATTAAGGTGTTGCACTAAGGATGAAAAATGAGTAAGAGTGAATGGATTTGGGTCGCAATTAGAATATTTGGAATCTACTTGCTGGTGTTAGCTATAATATCAATCCCTGAAGCAATTGGTGCTGTTTATGCACATTTGCATCTCGCTGACGCTGCTGGCAGATCGTCCGATTTTGCTTCAATGGCGGACTCAATACGCAAGGCCGCGGTTTCCAAAGGCGTTACTGCGTTATCCCAGCTTATCCTATTTTCCGTAGCTGCTTACTACTTTATATGCCGTGGAAAGCTAATTCATAATATTGCATCCCGTGAGAATGCATAACTAGGCGTAGAAGCAAGGACGCAGCAAGCTGCACAGCTTGGTGTTAGGTGGATCAATAGGTAGTCAACATAGTATGTTCATAAGGTTTATAGTTTTAACTCTACTCATATCTTCCGAGGCATTTTGCCAAGAAGTATACAAGTACAAGGATGAATCCGGAAAGTGGGTGTTCACCGATAGGCGCCCATCAAACAAAAATGATAATGAATTCGACATTGTGGAGTATAAGAGGGAAGTAATTAAGCCAGCGCCGAGGGTCTTCAGTCGTAGCGCTGGTAGCATGAATATCTTAGTCGCAGATAACCCCTATCATGCTCCCGTAGAGTTTCTTGTAAAATCGTCTCGACTGGCAGGCGGTTCAAAAAAATATGTCGTCCCAGCCGCGAGTCAAAAGGATTTGTATACAAGCCCTCAAAAAATTGGTTCTTTCCGTTATCGCTGGCGGCTGGGTGATCCGTCTGCGCGGGAGGACGGCCATCTCTACAAATTTCCAGTATCCTCAAAGCTTTCTCATAAGATTACTCAAGGATTCAATGGGCGTTTCTCACACTCTAAGCTCCCAAACATAAATGCAATAGATATAGCACTTCCTGTCGGAACGGATATCAGTGCTGCTAGGGATGGCGTGGTTATCTGGGTGAAAGATGACTATCACATGGGTGGTAAGAACAAGTATTTTCTTGATAAGGCAAACTATGTAAAAGTGCTCCACGAAGACGGCACTTACGCAACTTATGCTCATATATTGATAGCAACTGCCACAGTTAAACCAGGAGACATTGTTAAGGCAGGCGATGTACTTGCAAGGTCTGGATCCTCGGGTTACTCAACTGGGCCTCACCTTCACTTTGTTATACGTAAAAATGTAGGCCTAAAAACAGTTTCTATTCCTTTTAGATTTATTTCGGATAGTGGTATTACCTATACCCCTAAGAAGGGTATGGTGATTGACCCGCTTCTGTGATTGTCCACAATACTTCACTATCTGAGCTACAAGAAAGAGTAAAAATGACTCTTTCGTTGCTGAGAAAATTGTTAATGCTGAAATATTTGAAGTTGAGCCAAAGAAAACTGACAGCCGGTTTGATGTCTTGATTGGGTAATAACGATGCGGTAGTTTGGCCAGTAAGCAAGATGTTGGCGTACGCGAAACACTAATTGAAATCTGATAGTGTATAGATTGATAAGGATAGTTAAACATTTCTGGAGGGCTCTACAATGAATACAAATGCCGTATGCTGGTTTGAAATTTATGTGGATGATATTCCGCGCGCTAAATCTTTTTACGAATCAGTACTAGATCTAGAACTAACACGCTTGGACAATCCCAGTGAACCAAAAGATTTCCCGCAGCCTGAAATGTGGGCTTTCCCGATGGAGGAGCGGCCTGGTGCCAGTGGTGCAATCTGTAAAATGGAAGGTGTCGCGGCAGGGGGCAACAGCACCTTGGTGTATTTCAGTAGCGAGGATTGTGCGATTGAGCAAGCAAGGGTTGAAAAGGCCGGTGGAAAGGTAGTCGTACCTAAGATGGCGATTGGCGATTATGGGTTTATTTCAATAGCACAAGACACCGAAGGCAACACTATTGGTTTCCACTCCATGAGATAGGGTGCTCCTCTTGGCATTGCCTTGTGGAAGTCATTATTGCTTTTTTCGGAGAATAGGATGGATTTAAACAACATTCTTACGTTTATTGCAGTGGCCACTTTACTGGTTATCTCGCCTGGTCCGAATGGGTTTCTTATTGCTAAGACGGTTCCTTTGTCTGGGCATAGGGCAGGGTTGGCAAATGTTGCAGGCTTTGTGGCCGCATTCTATGTGCATGGCACTTTGTCCATATTTGGCATCTCTATACTCTTGGTGCAATCGGCTAACGCTTTTTTTGTGTTTAAAATGCTAGGAGCTGCTTATTTGATTTGGCTTGGCTTCAAAGCGCTAAGAAACGCTGTAAGCCAACGTCCATCTGCGACTACAGCACTTAGGGAGCAGTTGAAAAAACCGGCGTCGATACAGAGTGCCTTTTATGAAGGTTTTTTAACTAATATACTGAATCCTAAAGTGTCAGTATTTTATCTTGCTGCTTTTCCGCAGTTTATGACAGTAGACGGTAGCGCTTTCAGTGCATACGCGCTTGTAACTGCGCATTCATTAGTCAATGTGATATGGTTTTCGGCTATGGTGTTCACGTTAGCCAAAGTGAAAAATGCCACTAACCACCCGAAATTTAAAATCTGGTTAAACTCTATAACTGGCATTGTATTTATTGGCTTTGGTACTAAATTGGCGTTGGAAAAGAGCAGCTAATAAGTCTCTGTAAACAGTCTGGAGCAAAGTGCTAGATCCAAAAAGGCCGATACGTTTGTATCGGCCTTTATCACAGAGGTGCTCAATAATAGGTGATTAGATATCGTCTAAGCCTAACTCAGCAATGGATATCTCACGCATTTTGAACTTCTGGATTTTTCCGGTCACGGTCATTGGGAATTCATCCACAAACTTGAAGTAACGCGGGATCTTGAAGTGGGTGATTTTCCCTTTGCAGAACTCGCGAAGTTGCTCTTCTGTAACTGTGTCCGCTTCAGCCGGGTGAAGTTTAATCCATGCGATCAGTTCTTCACCGTACTTTTTATCCGGTACACCGGTTACCTGTACATCGGAGATAGCAGGGTGGGTGTATAGGAATTCTTCGATCTCTTTCGGGTAGACGTTCTCACCACCACGGATAACCATGTCTTTGATGCGGCCGACGATCTGGATATAGCCCTCGTCGTCCATGGTTGCCAAGTCTTCGGTATGCATCCAGCCGGCAGCGTCAATGGATTTACGAGTGGCTTCTTCATTGTTCCAGTATTTCAGCATGACGCTATAACCACGGGTACAGAGCTCACCAATCTCGCCACGAGGGACGATATTGCCAGTTGCGGCATCGACAATTTTTGTCTCTAAGTGAGGTTGTGTACGACCGACGGTGGTCACGCGCTTGTCGAAGGGATCATCCGCTGCGGTTTGAGTGGAAACCGGGCTGGTTTCTGTCATGCCGTAAGCGATTTGAACCTCTTCCATGTGCATCTTGTTGTTCACCGCTTTCATAACTTCGGCTGGGCAGATAGAGCCTGCCATGATGCCGGTGCGCAGCGTGCTCAGGTCGAAGTTTTTAAAATCAGGGTGATCCAGTTCGGCGATAAACATGGTAGGTACGCCATAAACCGCAGTGGCTTTCTCTTCTGTGATGGTTTCAAGGACCGTTTTCGGCTCAAAACCTTCATCGGGGTAGATCATTGCCGCGCCGTGAGTGATGCAGCCTAAGTTACCCATCACCATACCAAAACAGTGGTAGAGTGGGACGGGGATAATCAGGCGGTCATTCTCAGTAAAGTTCATACTCTCTGCAACGAAATAGCCATTGTTAAGGATATTGTGGTGGGAGAGGGTGGCTCCTTTCGGGAAGCCTGTGGTACCCGAGGTGTACTGGATATTGATAGGGTCATCGAACTGTAGCTGCGATTGGATATCGGCTAGCTGCTCAGTAGCAACGTTATCACCCATATTCACGAAATCCGCCCAGCGCCACATACCCGGGTGAGCTTCTTCGGCAAGGTTAATAACACCTTGTAGATAAGGAAGCTTCATGGATTTTAATTTGCCTTCAGCGGATGCTTTCAGCTCAGGAGCGAGTTCGTATAGCATCTGAGTGTAGTTTGAACTCTTGAAGGTGTCAGCAGTGACAATGAAACGTGCTTCTGATTGGTTCAGTGCATATTCCAGCTCATGTAAGCGGTAGGCTGGGTTGATGTTAACCAAAATAGCGCCAACCTTAGCCGTAGCAAACTGAGTAATAGTCCACTCTGCACGGTTCGGTGACCACATACCAATACGATCACCACGTTGGACACCAATAGCCAAAAAAGCGCGTGCGGCTTGATCCACGGCTTCTTGTAATTGGCGATAGGTATATCGTAACCCCTGATGACGAACGATCAATGCATCGTTGTCTGGGAATGTATTGGCTATCTCATCAAATTTATCACCGATCGTCATGCCGATCAGTGGTTTATCGGAGGTTCCGCTTGTGTAACTTGGCAATTTAGTTGTCATATTCAAATCCCTGCAATCTTGTTGTTATCAGGTATTCCGTCGATTCATTTACCACGATAGCTAGCGTGATACTGAAGATTCGGTTGCATCTCAACGGCGCTGGCAACACGGTTAGTCATGTTGTAGAAGCCGGTAATATTGGCAATATCCCAAATGCCCTGATCGCTGAATCCCGCGTCTCTTAGGTTTTGTCTGTCAGCTTCGAGAATCTGGTCAGGATGGCGAGTCAGTTTATCGGCGAAATCCAGCATAGCGCGATGACGTGAGCTAAGCTCTGCTGCGCGATAGTTCATCACCATCAGTTCACCCAAAACAGGGTCACCTGAGTATTCCCGAATAGCAGCGCCGTGGGCAGTTAAGCAGTAGTAGCAATGATTGACCGAAGAAACGACCACGGCGATCATCTCTTTTTCTAAGGGCGTTAGCTCGCTTTCACCAAACATAAGTTCGTTATAGAACTTGGAAAAAACGTCTAACTGAGCGGTATTCTGGCTGTAGGCAGCCAGAACATTGGGCACCATACCTAACTTTTCGTCACACTTGCCAAAGTACTTTTGTACCTCTTCAGGTAACGCATCGCGCTCAGGTATGGGTAGATCCAGCGCAGTAATGTGTGTGGGTTGACTCATCGTGCTGTGCCTCGTTTATTGTTATTGCCAGCGATAGAGATCTTATCTGTTTTCTATTGGTCACACCCGAGGGCGAGACCGACTTTCGATCCGTTGTTTCGGCCTATTTGTCGGGTTATCCAGTTGCCTATCTCGACAAGTTTATCCAGATCAACCCCTGTTTTTATCCCTAGCCCATTTAGCATGTAGACTACATCTTCGGTTGCAACGTTACCGGAAGCGCCTTTTGCATAAGGACAGCCGCCTAAACCTGCAACTGATGTGTCTATGACGCTAATACCATCCTGCATAACGGCATATAGATTTGCTAGCGCTTGGCCGTATGTGTCGTGGAAGTGAGCTGCCAGTTTCGTTACGGGTACTTCATTGGCGACTCGGGCTAACATCTTGCGCGCCTTGGTTGGTGTACCAACACCAATAGTATCGCCCAAGGATATTTCGTAACAGCCCATATCCAAAAGTTCACGAGACACTGATGCGACTTGTGCGGGATCGATATCCCCTTCATAAGGGCAGCCCAGTACTGTTGATACATAGCCTCGAACACGAATATCGTGCTGCTTGGCGAGTTCAATGACTGGAATAAAGCGGGCAAGACTTTCGGCAATTGAGCAGTTAATGTTTTTCTGAGAGAAAGATTCAGACGCGGCTCCAAATACCGCAACTTCCTCAACGCCTGCGGCAATGGCTCCTTCAAGGCCCTTCAGATTAGGGGTGAGCGCAGCATACACCACACCCTCCCGTCGGGAGATACCAGCCATAACCGCGCTGGCATCGCCCATCTGAGGAACCCATTTCGGTGAGACAAAGCTTGCCGATTCAATATATTGCATACCGGCATCAGCGAGTCGGTTAATCAGCTCCACTTTAATGTCTGTACTGATAACCGGGCCGCTTTCATTTTGTAGGCCGTCACGAGGGCCGACTTCTACAATTCTCACTTTCTCGGGCAAACCCATGATTAGGCCTCCTCTTCATCCGCTGCTGTGACGGCGACGAGTGCTGCGCCATCAGATACGAGTTCACCTTCGGCGAAGAAAATTTCAGCAACGACGCCATCAT includes:
- a CDS encoding peroxidase-related enzyme (This protein belongs to a clade of uncharacterized proteins related to peroxidases such as the alkylhydroperoxidase AhpD.); translation: MSQPTHITALDLPIPERDALPEEVQKYFGKCDEKLGMVPNVLAAYSQNTAQLDVFSKFYNELMFGESELTPLEKEMIAVVVSSVNHCYYCLTAHGAAIREYSGDPVLGELMVMNYRAAELSSRHRAMLDFADKLTRHPDQILEADRQNLRDAGFSDQGIWDIANITGFYNMTNRVASAVEMQPNLQYHASYRGK
- a CDS encoding hydroxymethylglutaryl-CoA lyase — translated: MGLPEKVRIVEVGPRDGLQNESGPVISTDIKVELINRLADAGMQYIESASFVSPKWVPQMGDASAVMAGISRREGVVYAALTPNLKGLEGAIAAGVEEVAVFGAASESFSQKNINCSIAESLARFIPVIELAKQHDIRVRGYVSTVLGCPYEGDIDPAQVASVSRELLDMGCYEISLGDTIGVGTPTKARKMLARVANEVPVTKLAAHFHDTYGQALANLYAVMQDGISVIDTSVAGLGGCPYAKGASGNVATEDVVYMLNGLGIKTGVDLDKLVEIGNWITRQIGRNNGSKVGLALGCDQ